A region of the Plasmodium vinckei vinckei genome assembly, chromosome: PVVCY_11 genome:
CACAAATAATAGCCAAATATCCCATAAAAGATGGTTTATTATATCCTAAACCAATCATAAATACTAATGCTATCGAAATAATTTCTAAAAATCTCCATGGGCCTTGTCCTGTTCTTCTAACTAATCTATTTGATAcaacatttttaacaaaAGGTAATGCTCCAACTGTTACTAAACATCCCCATACTTGCCATGTATATAAAGAAGTTATATTGTATGGCATATGTCCTAATACTTTCCATTCACcagataataaaattaatacgGGTAATATTAAAACTCCTAACATATGCTGATTATTATGTAATGTATTTCCTTTTCCTTCAACTAAATGCATAATCTTTTGCATAAAACCGGCTCTAAATATTGCTGaaaataatgcatataataagGCCCATATAATTACGCCTTTTCCTGATGTTTGAGAATCAAAACATCCAAATACAAATGCtgacaataaaaatgcTATGGATTTCCATCTTAGGGGCATATATTCTTCTCCGCATCCAACAAAACGAATTATGTGATGAAAGACAACAGTAAAACTTACAAGTACTGGATATGATGATATGCAAGGGGTTTTaaataacaaataatttGACAATACAAGCattaaacaataaaaaattgatggcacaaataaaacttttagcatattttcatttatctCAACTTTTGGaaaatatgcaaatttTGGAAATTCTTTACCCATTTCACCACACACATAGGCAACTAATAAACCTTGTGCTAATTGCCACCATGTAACAAATATAGGAAAAGGTATAACATCCAAAAATAACCGATACATAACAAACACGTTACATAATGTCAAACCAACAAATAATAACTCGGAAGTTATTAATTCCGGATCTTTAAAATATCTTTCGATATCAGTCCACTCTGGCAAATTTAacttttccattttattctatttatcgtattaatttttactactaaattaaataaatctgTCTATGcatacatgtatatatgtgtgtacGCAAAGGCGTAAAATGTGTGCGTGCgtgtgtatatttattatatatatatttttttataatatttatgtaattattttcctattaaaacatttaatTGTCAAAgtctataaaaaaaaaaatataaaaaaaaattcaatgtattatttataacacACGTTTCTAGATATTATCTCTTAAATATATgcgaatttttttttttttcagaaaTGCGTATATTGTTCATACAactaatttaataatattgcgttccgttttttttttttttattctttgttaataatatttctaaacacaaactatatttttaattaaatttggctacataatcattttttttttattattagtgTGTGTAAGTAGTAAATTATGCATACACAAACAAAATGCATACAATGTgtacatatacataaataatatatgatttgttaataatatttgttaataatatctgttaataatattaattgttaataaatactgcacattttttattaacattttaaaatgtgtaactaaaatgtatttatgtTATACTCAAATTGGAAATTATTtactaaatatatttattatacaagtgtaatggaaaataataatcataaatattatgcatatgcaatattatttttttcatgcatatatatttttttattttgtgcTAGAATTTACATTTGAACACTTTAATTTTagaaaagataaaatacatatattttttcctattttatatttttttacctaCATAATAACatagaattattttaaCACTTTAATCTAAATTTGCATATTCCTCTAaattatgttatttttttttatgctaattattattaaccGTGAGAATATTTTCCAGTCTTTGTCTggctgttttttttttttttttattttattgcatgctcataatatttcaatctacaatttaaaatatatgtatgtttttttttttggacGAATTGTGTGTAACTTTGGGATTGCACTTTTTctgttttttaaataagacaatttttttttcgttctTTTTCCTTTGctgttttaaatatagacaatgatttaaaacaaaacaaattttatattatagaaTATGTGATGAAAAgctatatgaaaataaaaactaaGTTGAAATAGTAAGGCAATACTAGCGCACGCATACACACGCCTTATATGCCTATGCATGTCGTCGCTAATCTGTCAATTGTTCAGTAAACCCCCCGAACTTCcaccaaataataataatgaaaagaataataaaactcCTGTCTAATTTTAATAGTGTAAAATGAATGCTATctttctataaaaaaattgccttactattttatatgaattgaaatctttgaaataaaaaaagtatactTATAGACCgctaaaatatatgtttccACGCGCATATTAAAATGGTTATTTCTTTTTGGAAAAAGGAAACCGAAGCAAAAGATTTTAACATAATATgactaatatatttatctaaatggtatagtaataaaaacaGATTTACATCTTTAGATTCTTATAAATATCATacactatatatataatacgaTAATAAGGCAAAATTTATCATGAAAAATAACACtgaaaaattttatgttaataaaaatatggttCATGCTTTAAGGCTATAATGATTGTacttatgcatatatgttATAGTACCTCTTAATCCTTTTATATCTACATGCTCAGTGCATGCTGGTGCTGATTATTTCCAccaatacaaaaaatagaagCGGAGCAGCAAAAACAACATAGCATTATTTTAGTATTTAATCAGTTAGTATTTTTACTGTGCATTTTTGCCATATCTTATAGTTATCCTTCGCATATAGATTACTATGCAAATATAGTATAGACACAATTGCATGTGTGTGTGggtaaatatttatttcttatcAATTCACAAGGTTGTGCAATTGGTACATTTATATAGAGATAGTGAACTATAATTTTGATGACTTGTACAggcatttttttatattgtgaTTATAAAGAATATGCTATAGTGAAATTTGTTCCATCTTTTGTTATTATGACttatgcataaatatagatGCGCATCACATAAACTTTATTTGgttgtattttattattttttaaattaatgtCAGGAAGGGATATAATGATGaatttatcataatatttttaatttaattaatgttcatatactattataaataagttAATAGAAATGAtagcataaatataatagggttaaaaatgttttctttgaattttattcgggaaatatacacacaatcgtaaataataaacaaaataaagtaaaataaaaaagggaaagCTTATTTTTCCTTAAGCTTATCATATTCAATAGGAGTGTGGCATTTCATAGAAAATGCatgaatattttgtaactcttcttttattatttcattaacAATTCTATGTCTATCCAATAATCTTTTATCTACAAAATTGTTTGAAACAATTATTGCATCAAAGGCAGTTCCACATCCACATGATTTGTCAATCAATTCTAAAAAAACTGGTTTTAAGGCAGTGCTTAATTTTTGTTCTATAATTTTCTGTACactcatttttattttagctaaaaaaatgaaaagaatAACCCAATGTCTGAtcaaagaaatataaacacctataaaatatatagagatAATCtatcctttttttatatataataatatatatgatttattttgttaaaatttctaactttcatttatttgccaaattatatatttttgttcaCCCTTTAACCATAAGAGGTATGATAAAgtgaataattttttataatcaaaaaaaatataataaaaaataaaactttaatttgcttaaaaaatataaaatacacTTTAGCCAATCGTGATATaatattctttaaaatgtaatgcatataaagttttaaataattttattactaattatttttctatatttttacaatgccttatatattttagttattcctttattttgtttactattttattcactattttatttactattttataatgCCCCTTATTTACaagtgataaaaaaaaaattttagttGGCATACGTTTTATGGGAAATATGTAACCtcattttaaatttaaaagattttaaaatgtaaaaaaaaataaataagtagatattataaaatagttaTTAACCTATTACATGGTGTTGTTTTactttttccatttttgaaaatgtaaaccttttttaaaatcgatttctttaaatttaaGACTATTATCCTACCACATTTTCCATATAaaagattaaaaaaaaaaaaaattttattcagCTAGCtaaattgtataaattaaacaatttttatggCTAGCTGTTATTTTCCTATTTTGAAtgaaatgtataaaaaattaaattaatttaaaagtgtaattataaaaatgttgagTCGCATATACATTTGTGTAATAAGACATACatattatgcataaaacattttgaattgcttttttttatatgatttaaCAATACATGAATTAtttctaatatttttttttttttttttaaatatatcattgtatgcatatatatgtatgtatatacatatatgcgaataatatgtacatacatatatgtggGAAAATCCCACATTTTAacatcataaaaataataaaaaaaaaaacataaaaaacaaataatatttctttacaaatgttatatatgcagaaaaataaatgactcataaaatttatgtaatGTGTATCAAGCTATGGCTTTATTGAAAgttacattatatatttttttttttttttacggaataaaaatatgaacatttttgaaataaatgcCAAAATATGGCTTAATTGTGTTATTATTAGTAAGtagatttatataaaagataaCTAAACAGTGAGGCGTGTCAATATATACACTattgtaatatatacagCTTGGTTATATATTGTTACTGCccttattttgttttcctCCAATTTGTGGTTTCCAAACTAGTAGTGCAACTTTCTTCTCAACATTTTCTCTCTCTTCTTTTTGTATTCATCATCATCACTGGAACCCTTAAGTTTTGACAAAGAATAAGGATAGgatttcattttgttattaatttttttacctAATTCATTccattgtttttttttacgaGCATATCTAAATTTactcataaatatttttaaataatttattgcTTGAAATGCTAAAGATTGTGGATATAAAGATTGAGataaattatcatttaaatagtTTATATGTTTAGCTGGTGCAGTGGTTAATAAGTTAGCTATGTCTTTTTGTGATTTGGCTTTAAAAGAACATATAGATCGTATATCACCAACTTTTCGtaagtttaaaaaaaatggaataataTCTAATAATTCTGTATCATTCATTTCTCCttgccatttttttatatgaaaaaaattatctgGATATTTAAAACCTGAAGCATTTGAATCATCtattaatatcattttggaaatttcctttttaatatttactaaatttttaatatatactttCCCATTCATTTCATAACAATCTTctctataaaattttttatcaatataaTGATCAACAtccataatatttaaaacagTGTCAGCATATGATTTTATTGAAgttgtaaatattattatttcatagTATGGATATAAAacggaaaaaaataaatctatATATGGTCTtttacatacatataaagatatatattttccatttattaatacatCAACTTCTTTTTgataatcatatatttttttttttgtacaatatattaatgttTCATCTAAATCTAAAACTAATGTCATAGATGGGAATGTCCTTCTTTTCCTATACGTTCTTACATtgaattttctttttattacaaaaaatcctaaaatatatttcattacatttttcaattttatccATATTCTCATATGAATTTTAAGTCTGTTTAGTATGTAGTAAATACATCGTTCGATCCTTTTCCGTTTCATGCTTATCTACTTCTGCTTAACATAGTCATCTTATTTGTCTTTACTGTAAAGTggcaaataaataaagtaaaACATATAGATGGCCCAAATATTTGAATGCTTAGTTATTCCATATTAAGGTCATATCAACTCATTCATGcattaacaaaataaaatatacacactatttcatataaatatgggGGCCGTACCTGTAAATGTTTATGCacatatttacatatatgcgcggaattttaaataatgaacaGATTTTGCAGATTTCAAAAATCACTGTTTTGttgtaattttatatactgttatatatataaatttattttcactttGTCAAGCTTCGTCCTacaaatttttcaaaaaaaaaaaaaaaaaaaaagtaaatagGAGAATAACCAGTATAAGCCATTtaaattacataaaaattgttcttttatttttaatatgtaaaactaatatattttgcttacttaatatttcattcttgattattatttagtCATGTATATGCATTCAAACTTggttattaattttaagtttcaaaaattaatatatgatacatagtatattatatatgttgtatgtacatatatattatatagagggttgataatataaagcGGAattaattacaaaaaattccttagaacaaaaaaaaaatgttttctttgtgttttaaatgaaaattaacACGAGGTtctttcaattttattgttgattaattgatttttattttattattattttttttttctctttaaTTTGctgtaattattttcaattatttgGATTTCACTTAATTTGTGTTAATTTCATTCCGTTtatttaatgttttttatatattaatttttatttttttcaagttCATTCAATTACTCGTTTTAatcttatatttaattttcaaatatttattttacatatattttttttttatcacaaATTTactgaaatatatatatatatatattgcccttatataatattccaataataataaatgctTATATTGCAAAACTACTTACTTGCGATTTGTATAATTTGCATAaagctaaaaaaaaaaaatagttatatatatgcaatgggcataaataatattattttttttctatatttaataacgtaacatatatgatataatataataatgccCACCTGTGTTtttatactattattattattttagtaatgaaaatataataaaaataagaaatagaaaaataaaatttaaattaaaattattttaggGTTTCCATTTGTttaactatatttttttgttttttttctctttttcccttaaacaaattatgttcttatattcaaatttttatttttaatcttgctagctattatatatatatatgtatataatatatcttaagtttatataatttgaaatttactttgaaaatatttaaggAAAGGAAATTAAAGGAAAACAAAAGCAAAATAACAAGGAACAAAATATCaaggaaaattatattccttttttattaatgtgtaaaaaattcaaaatcattttactatattatatttataagtgTATAGTaccataaaataaagattttcataaatttacaatcctaatttgtatataattttttttttttttattttatacatataataattacacctttttattattcctggctatgtatatatatatatatatatatgtccCCATAAATATTGactaaataaatattgacCAAATAGTATAATCCAACCTTTTAAATGACATTTCGAATAGTTagccattttttatttaaataatattgacaAGTCTAATTCGACATTTCTGTgtgtgtaaatatataaaataaacattttaaaaaaaatataaatctaGCCAAATGTAcgaacaaaaatattattgcctgttcataatattataacaaaTGATGTTATAGCACATgtagtatatattataaaacagggtatatatataatgagtatttatataaatattgatctagcattatatgcataaatttttttgttgtaCATATGAATTAGcattctatattttattatataaacttATGTGAGagcaaatatattattatataaacttATGTaagaacaaatatattattatataaacttATGTGagaacaaatatattattatataaacttATGTGagaacaaatatattattatataaacttATGTaagaacaaatatattattatataaacttATGTGagaacaaatatattattatataaacttATGTGAGaccaaatatatatttaattatatcttTCAAAATGTCTTATGGTTGGCTTACTGAAAGTACAATTTTCGggaaaaaggaaaaaacaATTCAGCTAGAGaaagataaattatttaatgaaaataaacataaccctaaaaatgaaaatagtattgataaattaaataccATTGTTAATTCTTAtcttaaaaatatcaaggaaaataaaaaaaatccgataaataaaaaaaaagtaataatataaaccTTATGTCTACATTATTTCCATATGCAATTCTATAATAccacatttttttgtgtgtgtGCATTTgcattaaaaatacaacaaaaacgtcttataataataatttgatttttcttattttttaactaacctttttactatattatatcattagCAGTCTTATACTCGCATTATAGTTCatcttaaatatatataacattcCAAATAATCACTTGATTtgttttactttttttagctTAGCTAccatgaaaaaatatacagtgaaaaaaatgaaggtGTAGAAAATCGAAATAAACAGGATAAAGAAATTACGAcagcaaataaaaaaataaataaagaaaagaaatatgaaaaacttcaaaaaaaaggaagCAACAATCCCAAGTATTTAGTCGattttgaattaaaaaaagaaatggaactagaaatggaaaaaatacaaaaattgaAGGAAAGccaaaaaacaaaaaattgggaattatttcaaaatgaaggataataataaatataagtgGAATTATTCTGACATATATACCCTATGATAAAGTTACCATGCTTTTTTCAAATCGTTACAAAATTTGTatctttataaaaaaaatatactaaaATAGTTGCAActttgttatatatatgtataaatttatttgtcaatacaattttacttttaaGAAAAGTGAATAAAtctaactttttttaataatagctatatttttattttttttttagtatttttatttgcacACGTTTACAAGTTTCTCGGGATTTTTGTCCCTCCttgttttcatttatttaaattttgttttttaagacttacaataattataattcatacattttaaagcataaacaaaaactttaccattttaattatataattcgataaaaataatttaaatgtaaTGATAATACTTTTGTTATTTCCTTTTGCCCTTTTTGCaaatcttttttataacacaTTAAAAAGACAAACATAAAATGTGgctattatttattgaCCGTACTAAGAAAGacaaatatgaaatatatgcacattAAAAATCAATACCCTAAATGGGTGCTACAAAGGCTACCGGTTTATAGagataaaatataacaaatatcattaatacatatttatgtgtGTGTTATGTGCGCAAATTTTAGACAATCCACCTATCATAAAGTatgatgaaatatttttggcCTTGCTTTTGGATAATGCATGTAGCAACTTAGGATCTTTACTCTCATATCctatttttgtttactatatataaaagagtAATGTGTGAATTAGTGTAACCATTAAACCTGAAGGGGCATTCATCAATATGCggcataattttttttaaatagccacattaaaaattattaaaattttcaaagaATATACGTATAAGCCTTACATACattcttttataattatttttttttattaacaggaaataattttataaaaattattcgCTAATTTATATGTGCATTCAggaaaaatgtatataaattacataaatattatgaacagttaatttttttttataatatttagctacatatcttttttttttaataaaaagtaaaataatttggtaaataaaaataatactatactatataaatacaaaataatatggtataaaaaataaatatgttaaaaataaaatggaaaataaccaattaaaaaatttattaatttgaatattataaatatttcttttcgttttgtttcttttcatttttttgtgtaatATGTACACATACTATTATTGATGCAACTTTTGtgatatttttgtattatttaatatacacTATTTAGttgcattttatttttcattctttGGAATTATTTGGCTAtttgcattattttttgagtGTAATAAAACTACGAAAACAAActgttttcatttttttcttttcattttctcttttatatttttacaatttgcacgatatatatatatttcaaaagTGTGCGTGTGTGTGTCCCTCAAGAGCAAATCACCATGCTACACTAAGGCAATTTTTTTGCCATAATATGCATtatgcattatatatacatttttagtTTATCTCTTAAtctatttttcttttatcaTATGTCTCTATACAAGTAGGCATAATGAATAACCATTCGGTGTACAAATTCAATCCAACCTTGTCAGTATTCAATAATAATGCCAACTTAAACAACAGCATATACATTTCAGCTGACAAGAAATCGAAGTCAAGGACATCACT
Encoded here:
- a CDS encoding NLI interacting factor-like phosphatase, putative, with amino-acid sequence MKRKRIERCIYYILNRLKIHMRIWIKLKNVMKYILGFFVIKRKFNVRTYRKRRTFPSMTLVLDLDETLIYCTKKKIYDYQKEVDVLINGKYISLYVCKRPYIDLFFSVLYPYYEIIIFTTSIKSYADTVLNIMDVDHYIDKKFYREDCYEMNGKVYIKNLVNIKKEISKMILIDDSNASGFKYPDNFFHIKKWQGEMNDTELLDIIPFFLNLRKVGDIRSICSFKAKSQKDIANLLTTAPAKHINYLNDNLSQSLYPQSLAFQAINYLKIFMSKFRYARKKKQWNELGKKINNKMKSYPYSLSKLKGSSDDDEYKKKREKMLRRKLHY
- a CDS encoding BolA-like protein, putative — translated: MSVQKIIEQKLSTALKPVFLELIDKSCGCGTAFDAIIVSNNFVDKRLLDRHRIVNEIIKEELQNIHAFSMKCHTPIEYDKLKEK
- a CDS encoding glideosome-associated protein 40, putative — its product is MYRLFLDVIPFPIFVTWWQLAQGLLVAYVCGEMGKEFPKFAYFPKVEINENMLKVLFVPSIFYCLMLVLSNYLLFKTPCISSYPVLVSFTVVFHHIIRFVGCGEEYMPLRWKSIAFLLSAFVFGCFDSQTSGKGVIIWALLYALFSAIFRAGFMQKIMHLVEGKGNTLHNNQHMLGVLILPVLILLSGEWKVLGHMPYNITSLYTWQVWGCLVTVGALPFVKNVVSNRLVRRTGQGPWRFLEIISIALVFMIGLGYNKPSFMGYLAIICVIIGRSLGAFDVLLNVSDYMISEDERKRKMEKSNYAKSRQGTQASKPFLSSGENEDDDESSFSSNDSKSYQGSQDYDDKESINSSSNQYSTHKGTSRMVSFSNHTSHEDISIDESRIGSERDINARSSSFKSKPQYSRKYSSKQEVIDSQA